In Sorghum bicolor cultivar BTx623 chromosome 8, Sorghum_bicolor_NCBIv3, whole genome shotgun sequence, one genomic interval encodes:
- the LOC110437522 gene encoding uncharacterized protein LOC110437522 produces MVDEYKALIDNGTWRLVPRPPGANIVSGKSIFKHKHHSDGSLARHKARWVVRGFSQRYGIDYDETFSPVVKPATIRVVLSIAASHSWPIHQLDVKNAFLHGHLNETVYLSDSSLFVYKDGSNTAYLLLYVDDIVLTTSSPALLRRIMERLHSEFAMTDLGELHHFLGISVTRSASGLFLSQRQDAADLLQRAGMSECHPTATPVDARMKLFAIDGSPVDDPTQYRSLAGALQYLTLTRPDLAYAVQQVCLFMHDPREPHLAFLKRILCYVKGTQSAGLSISVGPIDSLTTYSDADWAGCPDSRRSTSRYCVYLGDNFVSWSSKRQTTVSRSSAEAEYRAVAHAVAETCSLRQLLQELHTPLPSATIVYCDNVSAVYMTGNPVHHRRTKHIEIDIHFVRDKVALGQVRVLHVPSSHQFADIMTKGLPV; encoded by the exons ATGGTTGACGAATACAAAGCTCTGATTGATAATGGCACTTGGCGTCTAGTTCCTCGACCACCCGGTGCCAACATCGTCTCAGGCAAGTCGATTTTCAAGCATAAGCACCACTCAGATGGATCTCTTGCTCGACACAAAGCTCGTTGGGTTGTTCGTGGTTTTTCTCAGAGGTATGGCATTGACTACGACGAAACTTTCAGTCCAGTTGTGAAACCTGCCACGATTCGGGTTGTTCTCAGTATTGCAGCATCTCATTCTTGGCCTATTCATCAACTGGATGTTAAGAACGCGTTTCTTCATGGTCATCTCAATGAAACTGTTTACT TATCTGATTCATCGCTGTTTGTGTACAAAGATGGCTCCAACACTGCTTACTTGTTACTGTATGTTGATGACATCGTTCTGACTACCTCATCGCCAGCTCTTCTTCGTCGTATCATGGAGCGACTTCATTCTGAGTTTGCTATGACGGATTTAGGAGAACTTCATCATTTTCTTGGGATTTCTGTTACTAGATCTGCCAGCGGTCTCTTTCTGTCTCAAAGACAGGATGCAGCTGATCTTCTGCAGCGTGCTGGAATGTCTGAATGCCATCCCACAGCTACTCCTGTTGATGCCCGTATGAAGCtttttgccatagacggctcTCCTGTTGATGATCCGACACAATATCGCAGCCTTGCTGGTGCTCTCCAGTACTTGACACTGACTCGTCCTGACCTTGCATATGCTGTTCAGCAAGTCTGTCTATTTATGCATGATCCACGGGAACCTCATCTTGCATTCCTTAAGAGGATTCTTTGTTATGTCAAGGGGACACAGTCTGCTGGTCTTTCTATCAGTGTTGGACCGATTGATAGTCTCACTACTTATTCGGATGCTGACTGGGCTGGTTGTCCGGATTCTCGCCGTTCGACTTCTAGATACTGTGTCTATCTTGGTGATAACTTCGTGTCTTGGTCCTCTAAGCGGCAGACCACCGTCTCTCGCTCCAGCGCTGAGGCAGAATACAGGGCTGTAGCACACGCTGTTGCAGAAACATGTTCGCTTCGTCAGCTACTCCAGGAGCTACACACTCCGCTACCTTCGGCGACGATTGTTTACTGTGACAATGTCAGTGCAGTATACATGACTGGGAATCCTGTTCATCATCGGCGCACGAAGCATATTGAGATTGACATCCACTTTGTCCGTGACAAGGTTGCTCTGGGTCAGGTCCGAGTGCTCCATGTTCCCTCGTCGCACCAGTTTGCGGACATCATGACCAAAGGCTTGCCTGTATAG
- the LOC110437523 gene encoding homeobox even-skipped homolog protein 2-like, giving the protein MKQTADALHDVGQAVSEPQLVLNLLRGLNPRFANSVDIIANSAVLPSFTSAHNTLRLKEIRLASDAKVSSDTALTAVDTSVPVPSPCSSPSCHSTPAQPNRGGSNGGGGKGKGKGKVKGNGGGGRFQQQSTPSQTSSGGRPGVPPAGC; this is encoded by the coding sequence ATGAAGCAGACTGCCGACGCCCTCCACGACGTTGGCCAAGCCGTATCCGAGCCTCAGCTTGTGCTAAATTTGCTTCGTGGTCTCAACCCACGATTCGCAAATTCTGTGGACATCATCGCCAACTCGGCGGTGCTTCCGTCCTTCACCTCAGCGCACAATACCCTCCGGCTCAAGGAAATTCGCCTCGCCTCCGACGCCAAGGTCTCCTCCGACACTGCCCTTACTGCAGTTGACACCTCCGTCCCTGTGCCCAGCCCCTGTTCATCCCCTTCCTGTCACTCCACCCCTGCCCAGCCCAACCGTGGTGGCAGTAACGGTGGTGGTGGCAAGGGTAAGGGCAAGGGCAAAGTAAAGGGTAACGGCGGTGGTGGCCGCTTCCAGCAGCAGTCCACCCCGTCTCAGACTTCGTCAGGCGGGCGTCCCGGCGTCCCTCCAgccggttgttga